Below is a window of Pseudodesulfovibrio sp. 5S69 DNA.
ACGTCATCCATATCAAGCCCGGCAAGCCGCAGTGGGACGGCACCTGGTTCAGTCCGGAGCCGGTCTGGTCCATGGGCTGCGCCCTGGCCGCCTACGCCGTGCCCGGCATCGTGCTCGAGAACCACGGCGAAGTGACCGCCACCTGGCCCGAGTTCTGGAACTTCTACAACTCCCTGCCCACCGGCAAGATGAAACCCAAACCGGAACGCGAGAAGAAGGATGACACGAGAAGACGAATCAAAATCCGGTGACAAGCGGCTGAGCGACGACATCCACGTCCTTGAGGCGGAGGTGGCGCAGTTGAACGTGGAACTCGAGAAGACCAAGCTGGCCGTCCGGCAGCTTCGCGACGAAGAGGACCCGGCCAGGGGCGTATACCGCCACGAGGAGATATTCCAGGCCCAGCAGGACAAGCTGCGTCTGGACGTGGAGATCCAGTTCCGCACCAACAAGATCAACCGGATCAAGCTCGGCATCGAGGACATGGAACCCTCGGAAGGCGTCAAGAACGGCTTCCTGTTCTGATCTCCGTACCGATTGTACTATTTAGGACATGGACCACCCCGTACGGGGCGCGGCCGGGAGGTGAGAGACCCGGACCACGCCGCCCCCGGACGGTACCGAGAGAGACCCAACGCATTGTAGGAGAGACCATGGGCAAGAACATCACCCGCAAAATCATCGAGAAGCACCTCGTTTCCGGGAACATGGTTCCCGGCGAAGAGGTCGGCCTGCGCATCGACCAGACCCTGACCCAGGACGCCACCGGCACCATGGCCTGGCTCCAGTATGAAGCCATCGGCATCGGCCGCGTCCGCACGGACCTGTCCGTGAGCTACGTGGACCACAACACCCTGCAGATGGGCTTCCGCAACCCCGACGACCACCGCTTCCTGCGCACCGTGGCCGCCAAGTCCGGCGCGGTCTTCTCGCCCGCGGGCACCGGCATCTGCCACCAACTCCACCTGGAGAATTTCGCCAAGCCCGGCGCGACGCTCATCGGCTCGGACTCACACACCCCCACCGCGGGCGGCATCGGGGCCATGGCCATGGGCGCGGGCGGCCTGTCCGTGGCGTTGGCCATGGCGGGCGAGGCCTATTTCATCCCCATGCCCAAGGTGGTCAAGGTCGAGCTGACCGGCGAGCTGACCGGCTGGGCCCAAGGCAAGGACGTCATCCTCGAACTGCTCCGCCTGCTGACCGTCAAGGGCGGCGTGGGCAAGGTCTTCGAGTACGCCGGTCCGGGCGTGGCCTCCCTGTCCGTGCCCGACCGCGCGACCATCACCAACATGGGCGCCGAACTGGGCGCGACCACGTCCATCTTCCCGTCCGACGAAACCACCCGCGACTTCCTGGCCAAGATGGGCCGGGCCGACGACTGGACCGAACTGGTCGCCGACGCGGACGCCGAATACGACGAGGTCGTGACCATCAACCTGTCCGAACTGGAGCCCCTGGTGGCCCAGCCGCACATGCCGGACCAGGTCTGCAAGGTCAAGGACCTGGCCGGAAAGAAGATCGACCAGGTGGCCATCGGCTCCTGTACCAACTCCTCCTATTCCGACCTCAAGAACACCGCCCAGATCCTGGCCGGGCACATCACCCCGCCCGAGACCGACCTGATGATCTCCCCCGGCTCCAAGCAGGTGCTCAAAATGCTCTCCCGCGAAGGGCTGATCGAACCGTTGCTGGACGCGGGCGCGCGCCTGCTCGAATGTTCCTGCGGCCCGTGCATCGGCATGGGCGGCTCCCCGGTCTCGGCCGGCGTGTCCGTGCGCACCTTCAACCGCAACTTCGAGGGCCGCTCCGGCACCCAGGACGGCCAGATATTCCTGGTCTCGGCCCAGACGGCCGCCAAGCTCGCCCTGGAAGGCGAGTTCTCCGACCCGGCCGGATGGGGCCCGGCGCCCGAGCGCGTCACCCTGCCCGAGGACGTGCCGTCCATCCGCGACCTGTTCGTCTTCCCGCCCGAGGACGGCGCCGCCGTGGAGGTCCTGCGCGGACCGAACATCGTGGCCCTGGAGGACTTCGACAAGCTGCCCGAGACCGTGGAGGCCAAGGTCCTGCTCAAGGTCGGCGACAACATCACCACCGACCACATCCTCCCCGCGGGCGCGCAGATCACGGCCCTGCGCTCCAACATCCCGGCCATCAGCCAGTACATCTTCTCCCGCGTGGACGAAGGGTTCGTCGGGCGCATGAAGGAGCACGGCAAGGGCATCATCCTGGGCGGCGAGAACTACGGCCAGGGCTCCAGCCGCGAACACGCCGCGCTCGGACCGCGCCACTTGGGCGTCAAGGCCGTGGTGGTCAAGTCCCTGGCCCGCATCCACCGGGCCAACCTGATCAACTTCGGCATCCTGCCCCTGCTCTTGGTTGAGCCCTCGGACTACGATAAGCTGGAAGAGGGCGTGGACCTGACCATCCCGGCCTCGGCAATCACCCCCGGCGGCACCGTGGACATGGTCGCGGGGAACGGGGCAACCGTTCCGGTCACAAATGATTTGACCGAAAAGGAACTACAGATTATCCAGGCAGGTGGCCTCCTGAACGCCGTTCGGGAAGGCAAGTCCTAAAGATCGGCACGACGTTGCCTCCCCTTCGGGGGAGGCAACCTGTTCATCATAGCTATGGAGCAAACATGTTAGAAATAATGCGCAACAACGCATCCGGCTGGATCGTCAAGATACTCTTCGCCGTCATCATCTTCATCTTCATCTTCGCCTTCGGCATGTCCGGGCTGAACAGCTCCGGCGACCCGACCGTGGCCACGGTGAACGGCCAGGCCATCAGCCGGGCCGAGTACGAGCAGATGTACCAGCGCGCGGCCGAGAACATCCGCCGGACCAACCCGGACGTGGACCAAGCGCAGCTCAGGTCGCCCCAGTTCAAGCAGATGGTCCTGGGTCAGTTGATCAGCGAGAAGCTCCTCCTCGACCAGGCCCAGAAGCTCGGCATCCGCGCCTCCGACAAGGAAGTGGCCGCGGGCATCGCCGCGGTGGCCGCCTTCAAGGACGCCAACGGCAACTTCGACAAGCAGCGCTACCAGGCCGCCCTGCGCGGGATCCACATGACCCCGGCCGAATTCGAGGAAAACTACCGCAAAGACCTGACCATGCAGCAGGTCAAGGACGCCGTGGGCGCCCCGGCCGACGTGTCCGAAGCCCAGGCCCGGCAGATTTTCGACTGGATCAGCGAACAGGCCCGGCTCGACTACATCGAGGTCCTGCCCGTGGACTTCCGCAAGGATGTGACCGTCGGCGAGGCCGAGATCGAGGCCTACTACAAGGCCAACCAGGACCGCTTCAAGATTCCGGCCCAGGTGACCCTGCGGACCCTCGCCTTCACTCCGGCCAACCTGGCCAAGTACCAGACCGTCACCGACGACGAGATCAAGAAATACTACGCGGCCAACCAGGACGCCATGCAGGAGCCCGAACAGATCCACGCCCGCCACATCCTGGTCGCGGTCAAGGACTCCGACTCCGAAGCCGCCAAGAAGAAGGCCAAGGAGCGCATCGACAAGATTTATCAGGAAGCCAAGGCCGGTGCGGACTTCGCCAAGCTCGCCAAGGACAACTCCGACGGCCCCAGCGCCCCCAACGGCGGCGACCTGGGCTGGTTCGGCAAGGGCGCCATGGTCCCCGACTTCGAGAAGGCCGCCTTCGCCCTGAACAAGGGCGAGGTGTCCGAGCCGGTCAAGACCCGGTTCGGCTGGCACGTCATCAAGGTCGAGGACAAGAAGGCAGGGACCACCAAGACCCTTGAGGAGGCCAGGGACGAGATCAAGAGCCGCCTGGCCGAGGAAAAGGCCTCGGACAAGGCCAACGACCTCCTGGACCAGGCCACCGACCGCCTCGTGTCCGGCATGTCCCTGACCAAAATCGGCTCCGAGCTCGGCCTCGAACCCCAGACCACCGACCCCATGCCCGCCCAGTACCTGGCCCAGACCTTCGGCATGTCCGCAGACGCGGCCAAGGCCGTAGCCGCGCTGGCTCCCGGTACCGCCTACAAGAGCCCGGTGGCCGTCAACGGCGGCTACATGCTCGTGGAGAAGGTCGAGGACACCCCGCCCTCGGTCATGGCCCTGGACCTGGTCCGCCCGACCATCGTCAACACCTTGAAAGACCAGAAGGGCGCGGAACTGGCCCAGAACGCGGCAGACAAGATCCACGCGGCCCTGACCGGCCCCGACGCCGCGGCCGCCGCCAAGAAGTACGCCTCGCGCATTAAGACCACCAAGCCGTTCAACCGCCAGGGCAACATCCCCGAACTGGGGCAGAGCCAGCCGCTGGCCAAGGCCGCCTTCAACGCCAAGAACAAGGATTGGTTCAAGCTCGTCTACAACATGCCCGGCGGCGGCGCCGTCGTGGCCCGCCTCAACGAGCGCATCCCGGCCTCCGACGCCATCTGGAAGGAACAGAAAAAGTTCTGGATGGACCAGGCCGGTCAGAACTACCGCCGCGAAGCCGTGGCCGCCTTCATGGACGACCTGAGCAAAAACGCCCAGGTCAAAATCGCCAGGCCGGATATCCTGAAATAGACGGGCGCATTACCGACAAGTCAAAAGGGCTGTTCCTGATGGAGCAGCCCTTTTTTTGCACCTCCGGCGGCCGGGGCGCTACTTCGGCCCCCGTCAGGAAACCTTTTGGAAAGGGGCAAGACTGGAACAGCGGTCTTTCCCGGGCATGCATTCAGCGGCAATTCACCGAAATGCGGGCCAAAAATGGCGAGCCTTGAATGGAAGCGGCGAGGCGTCCGTTTTCCTGGAGCATGGCCGGGCAAGCGCCGTTTTTTCAAGATGACAGACTCGATACAGGGGCATAAGGGTTGAAGTGCCGGTTCCCCTTCGGCAAGAAAATTGAGAGGTACTATGTCGCATATACTGGATATCATCAGCAACGATTGGATTTTCGTCGTCCGCCTCCTGGTGGCCATGCTCCTGGGCGGCCTGGTCGGGGTGGAGCGGCAGATCAGGGGCCGGGCCGCGGGGTTGCGCACGAACATTCTGGTGTGCATGGGGTCGGCGGCCATCATTGTCACGTTCCAGAAACTCTCCATCGAGATGAACATGGGAGCGGACTCCGCCATCCGCATGGACCCCGCTCGCACGGCCGCGGGCGTGATAACGGGCATCGGCTTTCTCGGGGCCGGAACCATCGTGAAGAGCCAGGATTTCGTGCGCGGGCTGACAACGGCCGCCTCCATCTGGGTGGTCTCGGCCATCGGCGTGACGGTCGGCCTGGGCGAGTACGTCATCGCTGTCCCGCTGACCATGCTGGTCCTGATCGCCCTGTACGCGCTCCATCGTCTGCCCATCAGCGGCGACCAGTTCTATTCGCTGCGCCTCGAATGGACGGGCGGCCTTGACCTGCTCGACGAGGTGACGGAACGGATTCATGAGGAACAGATCGAGATCATCGAACGCAACGTCTCCCGCCAGCCCAATACAAAGCAATGCCGGGTGAACTTGGGCCTGCGAATGCGGGACAGGCACCGCCGCGTCTCCTTCTTCGACCTGCTGCAGGCGGACGAACGGTTCACCGAAGTCGGCCTGAGCTGACCCCCTGAGAGTGAACGAACAACGCCGGGCATCGCAGCCCGGCGTTCTGTTTTTCGATCGGCGGAAGGCACCCCGTCACAGCCTTGGGCCGCCGCACGCCCTTGAGCGAAGCGAACACGGAATTCTCAAGGTCCTCGGCCTTGAGCGGGTGCAGGGCAGCGCCCTGACCGTCGGAGACGCCCGCCCGGCGAGGGCCCGCCGGAGGCCTTCTCTCCCTCGCCTCGCCGCTAACCGGGCATCTTCACGACGGCATAGAAGCCGTTGGAATGGTGCCCGTGCATGGTTTCATACCCCACCTCTTCGAAGACCAGAGTCTCGAAGCCGGAGAACAGGGCCTCCATGTGGTTGCGGTCGTGGTGGCGCAGGGTGCCGCCGTCGTCCACGTCGAACACGCCGTAGAGGCCGTATTTTTCCTGGCCGAGCTGGTAGCGGTCGAGGTTGCGGCGGTCGCGGTTGAGCAGGAAGTCGTTGACGTAGAGCACGCCGCCGGGCTTGAGCACGCGCTTCAGTTCGAGCAGGGCCTCGGCCTGGGTGCGGGTTTCGAGCATGCAGGTGAAGACCGCGAGCATGACGGCGGCGTCGAAGGTGTCGTCGGCGTACGGCAGGGGCCCGCCGGGGTAGGCGGCCAGGTTGAGCTCGGGGTGTTCCGCAAGGCCGCGCCTGACCAGGGGCTCGGAAAAGTCGATGCCGGTCAGGTCGGTGTACCCGGCCTGCGCCAGTTCGGCCATGATCCGGCCGTAGCCGCAGCCGAAATCCAATATGCGCGCCTTCGTGTCCGGGACGTGCTTGTTGAACACGTCGAGCCGGAACGGGGTGGTGAATGTCTTGGCCGCACACTTGTCGGCCCAGTAGCGTTGTTGGTCGGGTGGAATGGGAAAGCTCCTTTCTAGAGGGTCAGCCGGACGGTGTAGAGGTTGCGCCCGCGCTGGACGCGCATCATGACCGTCTTCTGCATGCGGTTGCGCAGAAAGGCGTTGAGCAGGTCGATGCCGGAACGCAGGCGGCGGTTGCCGATCTGGTGGATGATGTCGCCCTGTTTCAGGCCGAGCTTGGCCGCTGCCGAGCCGGGGA
It encodes the following:
- a CDS encoding MgtC/SapB family protein, with product MSHILDIISNDWIFVVRLLVAMLLGGLVGVERQIRGRAAGLRTNILVCMGSAAIIVTFQKLSIEMNMGADSAIRMDPARTAAGVITGIGFLGAGTIVKSQDFVRGLTTAASIWVVSAIGVTVGLGEYVIAVPLTMLVLIALYALHRLPISGDQFYSLRLEWTGGLDLLDEVTERIHEEQIEIIERNVSRQPNTKQCRVNLGLRMRDRHRRVSFFDLLQADERFTEVGLS
- a CDS encoding SurA N-terminal domain-containing protein encodes the protein MLEIMRNNASGWIVKILFAVIIFIFIFAFGMSGLNSSGDPTVATVNGQAISRAEYEQMYQRAAENIRRTNPDVDQAQLRSPQFKQMVLGQLISEKLLLDQAQKLGIRASDKEVAAGIAAVAAFKDANGNFDKQRYQAALRGIHMTPAEFEENYRKDLTMQQVKDAVGAPADVSEAQARQIFDWISEQARLDYIEVLPVDFRKDVTVGEAEIEAYYKANQDRFKIPAQVTLRTLAFTPANLAKYQTVTDDEIKKYYAANQDAMQEPEQIHARHILVAVKDSDSEAAKKKAKERIDKIYQEAKAGADFAKLAKDNSDGPSAPNGGDLGWFGKGAMVPDFEKAAFALNKGEVSEPVKTRFGWHVIKVEDKKAGTTKTLEEARDEIKSRLAEEKASDKANDLLDQATDRLVSGMSLTKIGSELGLEPQTTDPMPAQYLAQTFGMSADAAKAVAALAPGTAYKSPVAVNGGYMLVEKVEDTPPSVMALDLVRPTIVNTLKDQKGAELAQNAADKIHAALTGPDAAAAAKKYASRIKTTKPFNRQGNIPELGQSQPLAKAAFNAKNKDWFKLVYNMPGGGAVVARLNERIPASDAIWKEQKKFWMDQAGQNYRREAVAAFMDDLSKNAQVKIARPDILK
- a CDS encoding aconitate hydratase; translation: MGKNITRKIIEKHLVSGNMVPGEEVGLRIDQTLTQDATGTMAWLQYEAIGIGRVRTDLSVSYVDHNTLQMGFRNPDDHRFLRTVAAKSGAVFSPAGTGICHQLHLENFAKPGATLIGSDSHTPTAGGIGAMAMGAGGLSVALAMAGEAYFIPMPKVVKVELTGELTGWAQGKDVILELLRLLTVKGGVGKVFEYAGPGVASLSVPDRATITNMGAELGATTSIFPSDETTRDFLAKMGRADDWTELVADADAEYDEVVTINLSELEPLVAQPHMPDQVCKVKDLAGKKIDQVAIGSCTNSSYSDLKNTAQILAGHITPPETDLMISPGSKQVLKMLSREGLIEPLLDAGARLLECSCGPCIGMGGSPVSAGVSVRTFNRNFEGRSGTQDGQIFLVSAQTAAKLALEGEFSDPAGWGPAPERVTLPEDVPSIRDLFVFPPEDGAAVEVLRGPNIVALEDFDKLPETVEAKVLLKVGDNITTDHILPAGAQITALRSNIPAISQYIFSRVDEGFVGRMKEHGKGIILGGENYGQGSSREHAALGPRHLGVKAVVVKSLARIHRANLINFGILPLLLVEPSDYDKLEEGVDLTIPASAITPGGTVDMVAGNGATVPVTNDLTEKELQIIQAGGLLNAVREGKS
- a CDS encoding class I SAM-dependent methyltransferase, whose translation is MFNKHVPDTKARILDFGCGYGRIMAELAQAGYTDLTGIDFSEPLVRRGLAEHPELNLAAYPGGPLPYADDTFDAAVMLAVFTCMLETRTQAEALLELKRVLKPGGVLYVNDFLLNRDRRNLDRYQLGQEKYGLYGVFDVDDGGTLRHHDRNHMEALFSGFETLVFEEVGYETMHGHHSNGFYAVVKMPG